tgggtttttctcagTTTTGGATCCAAATTGACACTATAATCATGCGGCAAAAATGAACCGTATAAGAGATCaattagtaataatatataacACCACCATTGTAGGGTTTGTTTCCTCTTTTAGGCCAAGGTTCAAGGaagtggaatccaccaaaaccttaaaattttgaattaaaaagaaaaaaaccaaaggTGTCCCCAAAATCATGaaattttagagtttttttatTGAGTAAAAGAACTCAAACCATATGTAAAGCCTTCATATGGGGTGTTGGGTtaacgaaaaaaaaagaagtatatatatatatatatatatatgtgtgtgtgttggcAAGGACTCAtccctaggggtgtcaaccggtgtggcctaatcgggcttgaccatTTGGAAGCCTTGCACTGTGAACGTCCATTTACGTAAATGGGTCTAGATTTGGGGGACATGGTACGATTAATAATTGGGCTGGTCAgtctcgggctttaatcgggctaccataAACGGGTCTTAACcgggctatagacctatttaactttaaactgACTTTAAACAgatcctctttaaaattggtctcttacatgtgcttgaagaggaatacaAAAAAATTGAGGCAAAGATGAGCATAGTAAAGAAAAAGATCCCacaattaaaatgaattaagccaaagatgtGCAAAGTAACTAAATTACTCGATCTTCAACCCACgaaattcaaatcaattaaactatgtctATATAATCcaagtttaataaattcaaatcaattaaattatgcatagaaaattatgaatgttcatataacaattaccaccatctcaactgtacatatcacatactCTTaagactaaatacaaatagtacaAGTAATATTAAAGGGGTTTGCCTTGAAGGAATCGGTTCAaatcgggcttgtaaatgtgtcagGCCGATAGGGCGTCTGTCTGGCTAGGTGGTTGCACTGTGTgttacctatttataaacgacACGTTTTTTAATCGGGACGGTCTAGTCTGGCCATAAACGTGTCAAGCTCGATCAAGCCTATCGATGCCGGCTgggaattgacacccttactcacCCCTACACCTAGAGGATAGAATATGCAGATTCCAAGGCCGGTCCATACCAATCTAGGCCAATTCCGATAGATCCCCGGATTGATCCGGACTCCTATTGTGTTTTTCAAAACTTGGTTCGATGTTTGAACCTATGAACCTTAAAGCGATCGGGACATACAAAATTCGGTTGAAACCAGTTGTTCGCAAAGATCGATAGTCAAACTGACCTACCCAAttcttctcttaaaaaaaaaaataaaaaaaaatccgagCCAATGGGTAAATTCGTAAAATCGTAGCCGACAAATGGGCCGGTTAGGGATCGATTCAAATCTCGATAACCCTCTCTTTAGTCCAGTGACTAGTCCCTTCTCCATACGGACTTTATAACCACAAAATCAATCCAGAGACagcaatttttttatattttcaaattgaCGATGTCACCCTTTTTATCCACACAATTTCCATATTTATGTTGGGAGATATTGCGCCATCGAAAGGAATTCCACAGCACACACCGTATACTACTATGTGTGACGCAGCATGTCAGTGTATATGCCGTAGACCTCGGTCATTAATCCGTGGGTCCTGCTTAAGGAATTGTAAATCATTTCAAGTTCATTTATAACGAGCAAGATTCAAGATTCATCATCGTTGAGAGACAAGATTTCAATCGTTGGGTTAGAATATTCAAACTGATGGGACCATCCATGTTACTTTCTTTCCATCCGACGATTTAGGAATCGCTCTCTCGTGGGTATAAATATCATGAGATCGCTGTCATTTCTCGCGATGACGTAgaatttgaaaaacaaatgAGCGGtaaaatctgaaagtaattCAAAAGCAGTATAAGGGTACGATAGTCATTTTAGGTGCACACATAAAATCGTATATCTGTAGCTCTGTATTTACAAGGCCACATTTGCAtgcaaaattttgttttccttttttcgattcttaaaattttaagtttaatagggtaataggggagagagacaagaaaaaaaaaaaaaaaaaactgaggaTTTCCGACACCAGATAAAGAGAAGTGCGCAGAGGACATCGTCATTTTAACTCCCAAATCTTCACCTAAATTCATCTCACCATCTCACCTCCCAAGAAAACCTAAACATGTTTCCAATCTCCACCAAATCCAGCGAAGCTTTCTGATATCCTTAGCGGAGTTTCAGTTTAAGAAAATCGAATCGGAATGGACTAAATCGTTGGTGACTAGCATTGTTGATCTGGAAACGATGGTCCTGCACACAGGTTCATTTCAACAGATTTTCATCGTCGAATTGCTTTGGTTTCGCGGTGGCTCTCGGATGATCTGTGAGTGTTTTTATCATTTCTTTGCTGATTACTTGATCTTTAGACTTTGCTTCTTAATGATCGGTGTCCGAATGTCTGGTGCTGCTAAGGATCATTTAACAAAagctttgattttgatttggtcgTACTGTTAAAGCTGTTTGATGTTGATGGATTCTGTTTTGAATGATGTGGAAATTGGAAAGACGATCGTTTCTTTAGATTCTATTCGATTGTGTtggaaaaaggagaaaggtTGGAATCCACACCGATAAATTTCAAtctgtttttttggtttcacTATTCAAATTGCTTCTGATGAACTTCTGGCACGCTTTTTAATCTAATATTTTCTGGATGAGAGAGAAATTCTCGGCATGGCACAATGTTCCAATGGATTCGTTATTCTTATCAGTTAAAGCTTCTTTccttccacacacacacacaccccctCCCCTCATTGAAACTAATCCTATattagagaaaaaggaagaaacctAATATAGTCAAATTGCTACGGATGGATACATCTCCTTTTAATCTGCATTTGATTCCTCTGACGTGGTGCTAGAAAAGTGGATATTGAAGTTTGTACACTGGGAAATCTGTTTTCTGCAAAAATGGCCGTCTCTCTAGTTGAATTGCTTGTTTAGTAAGCagttttcttgtttttaattcttcctttatttctttattttcttttatttttgcaaTGATTTAAccttttgttattttagtttaatTTATAATCTTCATTGGGTAGCAATCTGATTCTCCACTAGTACTGCTAGGGATTCTGACTTCTAGGACTGAATTCTCTGCAGAAATGGGGTGCCTGTCATCTGTTAACAAATTttcatgtcttcttcttcttcttttttttttggaagtgtCCTTGCTTAATTTCATGATTATTTTTGGCATTGATCATGATTTGCTTTCCTGCTATTGCTTTGTCGGTACAGAAGTTTTGCAGGGCTTTGTCGCAATTTAATGTGGATGTGATTTGCATGGGGAAAGGATGCCAGAATTGCGAAGTGGAGCCCGGCAAGCTCGGTTAAGGTCCAAGCGGCTTGATGATCTTCAGCCTTCTCCCCAACCTCTTGATCAAGCGCAAAATTGGGTGCCACCTGCTCAAAACAGAACTGGAAGGAGAGTTGGTGCTGGAAGAGGAAGGGGTTGCAATGCCACAGCAGTAGCAAAAGGACCTTCAGCAGCAACACCAGCTAGGCCAGCTGCTGCTGGTCGAGGGAGGGGTATCAAGCTGATAGAGTTAGACCCAGAGATCCCTTGTGAGGTTTTTCCAGAAGTTGCAGCTGTTGGAGCAGCTGAACCAGCTTTCAAGAGGGCAGAGGGGGTGGCAGACAAAGAATTATTTATGGAAGGTGGAAGTGCTGAGAAACTGATGGGAGTTGAGGAGGAGGCGAGCACCGCTCCAGTTCCTGAGAGGGTATGCACCTGTTTTCTCTTTATTCCTAATTTGACTCTTATGAATAATGAATTAACTATTCGAATAAAAACTGATGTCAGTCATTGGTCATTTAATGGTGTGTTTTACAGCCATTTTGTTCTTCTTATTCTACTctattggttttattttattttgttacttctTCAGTGGAGTACTATTCTTTTCCCCTACCCACCACTCTTGCGCATTTCAATACTTAGCTGAGTGTGCAACAAATTCAAATGGGTCTTTCCTttgctctccctctctctcttgccAAGTATTTTCTGTTTACAGTTTAGCCCATGTGGGACGTGGCCCTGGGAAATAAACAGACTGCTTAAACTCGTTCTGTTCCCTTTGCTTCTTCATTAGTTGCAATGCAAAAATCTATGTTTTCTTCTATTCAAATTGATGAATTCCTGGCCAATATGACTCCCCTGCTGTGGTATTATTTCTCTTCAAGTTAAAGCTTCTGCTATCATTCAGTTGCTAAGGatttttctcataaaattaGACTACACTTTCCCTTGCTGCCTGCAGGTACAAGTAGGTAACTCCCCCGTGTATAAAATAGAAAGGAAGTTGGGTAAAGGTGGTTTTGGTCAAGTCTATGTTGGAAGAAGGATGAATGGTGGCACGGAGCGAACAGGACCAGATGCGTTTGAGGTACATTTAGCATCATATAGGTCATGTTCAAAACATTCTAGATTATGATGCCTAAAATTTGTTTCTTAATAGGTGGCTTTGAAATTTGAGCACCGTAGCAGTAAAGGTTGCAATTATGGCCCACCCTATGAGTGGCAAGTTTACAAGTAAGTATCTTGTTGTTGTCTAAATCTAAGCATCCAGCTTTTGTTTTGTTGACTTAAGCTTGATCAttgatttttttgctttctgGTCAACAAGCACCCTGAATGGCTGTTATGGAATACCTGGGGTTCACTACAAGGGTCGCCAAGGAGACTACTACATTCTGGTGATTTTTGACTTTGAATTCCTTAATGTAAGGTGTTTtgaattcttattttatttctgaATGAAATTAAGTAAATCATTCAGGTGATGGACATGCTTGGGCCCAGTCTTTGGGATGTTTGGAATTCCGTAGGCCAGTCGTAAGAAACGGAACCccctctctgtgtgtgtgtgtgtgtcatgTTGTGTGTTTGTGGGTGTGTGAATCTATTACAGTTTTATGCACATTCAATATTTTCAACAGGATGTCACCAAACATGGTGGCTTGCATTGCTGTGGAatcgatatcaattcttgaaaaGCTTCACTTGAAGGGGTACTTCCTAATATTTATTACTTTCTTGTATAATTGGTCAATCTATTGCCTGTTTTCATTTCATGAAGTTATTAATTAGTTGTACCTATTCGCTTTTCCAAATTAGGTTCGTGCATGGCGATGTGAAGCCAGAAAATTTCTTGCTTGGTCAACCGGGGTCTGCCGATGAAAAGAAGCTCTTTCTTATTGATCTTGGTTTGGGTATGTTGTTCTTTGTGGTCTCCAATCATCTTTAGCACTGTCTGTCACTTGGATATTAACCTCAGAGTAGTAACCCTCGAAGTTAAAACAATGTCGATTAAATTTGGAAATCTTTTACATCGGAACTCCATCTGATGGTTTTAGTTCTTTTGGAGTAAATCTCAATTTCTTGCTTAGCCTTGCTATTTGTTATTAATATGTGTACGGTTCAGCATCTAGATGGAAGGATGCATCATCGGGTCAACATGTTGACTATGACCAGAGGCCTGACATCTTCAGGTTTGTGACTTTCAAATCCTCGAAAAATTTTTAGTCCACTTTTATATTCTAATTAATAGTATTCTCCTTTGACAGGGGAACAATTAGATATGCTAGTGTGCATGCACATTTAGGCCGGACAGGGAGCAGAAGGGATGACCTTGAATCACTTGCTTACACCTTGATATTTCTAATCAAAGGAAGGTTACCATGGCAGGGCTATCAGGTTTATCCAGTTCTTAATTGTCCAGTACGACTagttattattcttttcatATTTGGGTTGTGCTTCATCTGATATTTGTTGTTTTTTGATGTGTAATACTGTAGGGAGACAATAAGAGTTTCCTTGTTTGCAAGAAAAAGATGGCTACTTCTCCTGAGCTTCTGTGTTGCTTTTGTCCTGCTCCATTCAGACAGTTCCTCGAGGTTGTGACAAATATGAAGTTCGATGAGGAACCGAACTATGCTAAGCTTATTTCTCTTTTTGAAAGCCTGATAGAGCCGTGCACCTTGAGACCAATCAGAATTGATGGAGCTTTAAAGGTTATGAGGTTTCTGAAGGATTTCGGAGATGATTCAAGTGCTTAATCATCAATTTCATAAACAGTCATCCTTCCATTATTTTATGACTTTTCCTCTAATTCTTTTGCATAAATAGGTTGGCCAGAAGCGTGGAAGATTGCTTGTAAATCTGGAAGAAGATGAGCAACCTAAGAAGAAAGTGCGATTAGGAAGTCCAGCTACCCAGTGGATTTCAGTTTACAATGCACGACGACCCATGAAACAAAGGTAAACTGATACATAATTTTGCGCATGGTTTGAAAACTCAGCAAATGCGAAACATGAAAACAGCAACATTGCGGTTGAAATTTTGGTAACTTTTGTGTCATGTCGCCGAAACAGTGCATTCTACCCTTTATAAATACACGTCTCGTGAGATCGGGTTGAAAAAGACCGAGATCTCGTTTCTCTGGTCTCGGTCCATTTCACCTCCTTTATCCTGCAAAAGCTCAAATCAGTCTCCAACTTCAAATTTTGTCCACATCATCACCTCAAGGACAAGAACACATTACATTTAAGTGTGGCATGTAAATTAATCAATATTATGTTTCTTCATGGCATGTATGTGTAGAATAGGCAATATTACATAACGTATATAGAAACGTTCTATGGTTACTGCCAAGCAAgcgtgcaactctaaaacaccaCTATGTGTCACTTTTTTTGCGTAATGAAGTTCTAAATATGTTTATTTACCTTAAAACAAGTttcccaccaagtttcagatcataatatggccgtttgaccattGAAACAACAAttcgaaacaaaaaagaaaatgcatCAACTTGGTGATATCTAACCGAAGCGAAttgagatttcgaaccttgattTCTTGTAATATGATGTGGTGTATCCTTTCTCATGGTATTTATTTTGCAGATTTTATTAGTGAATTGTATTCTCATATCTTTGAAGACAGGCGATCTTTTGAAAATGGACTGGCCTTTGCTATTTTTGTTGTGGCTGAACCGCTGAAGCCATTATGATGCAATGCAACAAACTTAAAAATTTGTTATTGGGTACATAAACAGATTCTTTCTTGTTGCAGTGGCTGACTTCCTTATGAGGCGGTTGAAACaaatatttatcatttttatggAACTGTCATGTGGACCTTTTCCCCTGTTCTCCTGAGTTAATCCTACCTAACTTGAATCGTGAAATATTGTTGTTTCTGACGTTTACTCAGTTGTTTCTCGGAAATGCCATTCTGCATTATTACTTggcataaatgagaaaaggcaAGAATTTGCTGGAGCATTCTATGGTAGCAACAGTGCATCAGCACTGGGATATGGTTAGAAGCAGGGACTGGTTCTGCATGCAGATTAGTGGTGGTAAACAAGTTGGGCTAAGAAAGTAGTTCTTAACAACTTGAAAGATAGGAAATTGACAATCAATAACATATGTATCAGTGtatgttaaaaagaaaaaaaatttaaaacatacACACCAGTAAGAAAATTCTGTGCTGCCTAGCTATAAGAGACCATAGTTTTTAAAGCGCTGGTGCGACTAAGGCGTTTGAGGGCctgtcggagcgccttagcaataaggcgggcataaagcgtcgccttattgactaaagcgttcttgtgtacttttttttataaaaccaatctatttgactcagatactagttaaatcctattactcatatgctaaataaatattaaatgtttatattcataccaatgtaagatattcatcaagaaaacaaatcaataaagtgaataaactaagttcatcatcaattcatcatcaatcatcaatcatgaatcatcaatattcaatcatcaatcatcttaacatattaacatataatataaatacataattatgaaacaaaattataaatataaagaaaagaagacataaaatatacaagtatttattatacacctctatgatgccataatgagtgcctaagccctaaggtcatccactatatttctactcctgtcaaagaagtaattaagaacttagaattaaaatacatcgaaagtaaaactcgagatgccaaattaaatggatgagaagtgactaacctggggattcttaatcattctaaaaaactttaaacttcaatgaagctaaaacataaaataaactaaaatgctaagaatttagtaaacaatgaaagtcaaatacttaaagttcaaggactcaaaaaactttaagtttaaagactcaaaatacgtcaaagttctaagactcaaagactttcaatccaaatcagtaattaaattaaaatcttcttcttcaactgcattttgttgctggcttgcatcatctggagctatgccataatcatcctcaatgttttcatcatcacgaatatcctcttcactcatctcatccacttcttcatctgacaaatcctcaagctcaacactcctaccacgccgggtatagcaaagattggttccactggtagatgctggagccctccttggtctattatGGCCTTggtatgatgaagatgctccaagtgctctatcaacatctctccaagtgatatcattcttaggatgcactaattcatcctctgattcaccaatcatccactcactactccaattaagatcatcgagcaacaatggattgtagtttctacattgttcttttctttcttggaaccttgcttgaagtcggcgattatattgaatgtagacaagatcatttaaccgctgatgctctaacctattcctcttcttggtgtgaatctgaaaaacattaataatatgaagTTATttacttatcttcaataaaaccatattaagtgaagtacatgtactattgtaatcagaactcaatagtcaatactcacaaattcaaatgtgctccaattgcgctcacaaccagaagatgagcaacaaagaccaagtatgcgcaatgcaagctttgaaaggtcaggagcagtacttccatgtcgagaccaccaagagactataaatatataatataaaaaaataggttaagtaaaaaatcaacattttaagttctaaactaattagaactttaaaaggaaatatacttactaggattcaacttgtccctttgtctaatcgccatgtcctttgcaaaacttccttgaacagtggtatacttgtcaacctggacaatgatcttatcttgcaaggtctcatcaggcaccaaccttacaagaacatcattgaaggcatcacttgctttttgagctaagtccaactcattGTCAGGATTATCTTctattgccttaaagaacttgtttggattgaggaaaaaggcagctaaatatattgatccattcatcatagtctcacaacggtgatcaacaatggctatgattttcttccatttcctttcatcatctccaaaattttttttgatgttcttccttgccacttgtattgccatatatacttcaggcatagcaggcaactcatcaccatctacaatcctcaagagttgaagaagaggctgtgatgctcttatacaatccatcacaccattccagAATGTTGTAGCAAACACAGTCTCAGAAGCATTCTTCCCTGCCTCCgtagatgcaagcttagaacgggaccattcatcatcaacaaataattttttcagagattctttgtgcttgtataagctctggagtgttaaaaaggaagaggcaaatctagtcactccagccctcactaagtctcctcctgttttttgcCTCATGGCTTCAAGAAGATGAGTGTGTCTGTAGATGAATGCAGTCAATTTCCTGCCCTTCGATATAACAGACATGTAAGAGCGTAATTTGCCTacttcctccatcataaggtctatgcaatgagctacacatggactccaaaataacctcttccttttctccattagtagtcgacccgctgcaacatagttggcagcattatcagagactacttgaaccacattatcttcaccaatctcttcaaccttgctatcaagtagcttaaataacatttcagctgtttgtgattggctagatgcatccacagactccaaaaaaaaagtcccctccggacaattgacaagaaaattaattaggtgccttcctctcttgtctgtccacccatctgacatgagtgtgcacccatgtttcctccaatatccttgacacttcacctttaactcatcaattttatccttttcagacttcaatagaggccccctatagtcatgaattgaagggggcttgaaacctggtccatattgaccaattgcctctaccaattcctcaaaactcctcaactttaaagcattaaatggaacaccactctcataagcccaccttgcaaaaTAAGAAtgaagtttatctctttcttcttctcctcttactcggttctccattgttgtttgatatgaacCTTTATCCCTCCTTtctgcaaccacttcttcaggagtcctcctcacatgcttatccatgggaccccttacttgttgtttggattgtgtttgaatgatagctttatttcttcttgaagttgtcccagagctagggataggaaatGAGACCCCCAAATCAGATACTATATTATGTTGTGAACGGGTTACTTCTGTAGGtccatcactaacatccaaatcatccaaacaatcaaagttcctcttcctctggttcttcaatattgcatctctcatctctttagcaattgcttcagttgttttcacacacttggctacatctccaTAGCCACCGATAAGATGTTGCTTCAACCGTTTTATTCCTCCCCTGACATCCTTCCCACAAAGGGTAcatttaatccaatttctgtcagatacgtcaggccaatacccatatttccatccaggatcatttgacTTAGCTCTCCTTTTcggatccttgcttggatcaatcgtTGAATGTGCAGTAGCAGCcgtacttgtattttcacccccactgctACCACCAATTGTTTCCATAGATAAGTGGAACCTGAACCTACACTTATCAACCAACCAATCATCTTTGTCaccataggaagaaaaaaaaaaaaaaaaaagaatcttctcttgcttcaggacataccaaacacaatgagaatttcttaaaccaagaaaaatacaatttcttttcttctcttggctaccaaacacagcctacgGAGTATAATTAATATTTAATCCGTGCAACCATTTGAGTTATGAGCTCTTGGTATGTTATGTCAAAATGTCGAGGAGAAAACTTGGGAAGATTTAAAAAGGCTAAGGGAGATGGTAGGAGAATGATGAATGAGGCATATAGTTAATCCTTCGTATTTTTGGGTGTATTGGATGGTGAGAAAATATATGGACTTGTCAGAATAGAGGACATTAAATGTAGACTGTAAATCGTGTTAAATGCATAGAGAGCATAGATCTAAGACTGGCATACAACGAAATGAAAGAATGACGAgaaattttagaaattattAAATGGGTTTCCTTAAGGAGTGTGGGTTTGAGAAGCAGTAGACATTCATGAGATTAGAGAAACAATTAGGTGTTCGTTGAATTGAATAGTTTAAAGCCAGTGTAGCATTCATGATATCATTAAGCCAGTGTGGTTGCAGGCATTTACTAACTCCTTTTTCCCCTGATTTCTGTAGATATCACTACAATGTAGCAGATTCAAGGCTTCGTCAACATGTGGAGAAGGGTAATGAGGATGGGTTATACATCAGTTGTGTGGCATCTGCAGCAAATCTTTGGGCCCTCATCATGGATGCTGGAACGGGTTTCTGTTCTCAAGTTTATGAATTGTCTGCCGTCTTCCTACATAAGGTTGGTTTACAAATGTGGTAGTTATCATGATTACATGTGAGTTGTGCATGTTCATGTTCTGCTGCTGACCCCATTAGTTTGAATATGGGTACTTTCCAGGATTGGATAATGGAACagtgggaaaaaaattattacatcaGTTCAATAGCTGGTGCCGCAAACGGGAGCTCACTGGTTGTTATGTCTAAAGGTCTGTAGCCGACCCCGAATTacggattttatttttctttccttatgtAAAGAGCGCTTACGACTATATTACGTGGTCAATATTGTTGTAGGATGCGCTTTCATTGTTTTGAAAGCCGGTTAGGGTCTTTAAGTAGTCTAGCCTTGTAACTCATATAACCTTGTGGAAGAAACACACAATATGTAGCTAAAGGAGAAAAGCaaaaaatctattgaggatACCATGCTATTCTCATCTTTACCTTCAAATTTAACGGTGTAGCAGCAAAGAGATGAGTTTGTGGTATACTCACAAGCCCTCTTtaccttttcatattttcattgTAAAATATGAATGCTGCCTGTTTTGTTGCTTGATTTGTTTTTCCTATTGTATATTGTCATAACTAAGTGCTGCATCTGCCAATGATGCTTGGAATATTAAACTTCATTTTGTCATAACTAAGTGCTGTGTCTGCCTATGTTGCTTGAGGAAAGTTTATTGCTGCATTGGTACATCAGGAGATGAAGAGTTTTCCTAATCTTAATTATAGTTCTTAAACGCTGACTGAGCGTCAACTTGTCAGGTTTGATTGATTTGAAGGTTAGGTTGTTTAGGAGGGCCCAGTTTGTAGATGAAAACAAATTGCTGTCTCTAACAACCTTTAGGTCTGGAAATGGGCATTAGATAGTATTTAAAAGGGGTAATAATGTAGAGATTAGTTCGACTAAGAGCCAACTCTACAAGTGGATCTATACACAGATGTCGAGCAGTTAAATCACCTCTTTGAACAGTCTTCAACAGATCAATAAATTTCCGAGTAGAACAATCACTGGAattgattgaaaaaagaaaaagaaaatagaagattgGTAGAAAGATAGATTTGGAATGAGCCTCTCTCTTTCCTGGGCCTCTCACCCCACTcataggcatctcaccctctcaagGAATCTCTCCcctcactgcatctcacagcatTCGTGGCTATCAAACCagaattctctcttttttctcaaaTCGTTGGCTGTATTTCAGCTTTAGCTTTATTATAATATTGAATTACAGCAATTGGGGGTTTCTTCCTTGTGTTGGACATTAAGTAAAATAGAATGATTCCTGAGGAAAAAAAGTTACAATTGAAGCTACCAAGTCCCCCACACAAGGACTGGATAAGAAATacaattaaaatcctaaattgtcTCCTTGGCAACTTGAtcccttaggctatgtttggttgtaaggggaattagagggaagggaagtgaaaattttatactaaaaaaggaaaaatatgtaatcattacccatgtgattttaac
This Macadamia integrifolia cultivar HAES 741 chromosome 10, SCU_Mint_v3, whole genome shotgun sequence DNA region includes the following protein-coding sequences:
- the LOC122091782 gene encoding casein kinase 1-like protein HD16 yields the protein MPELRSGARQARLRSKRLDDLQPSPQPLDQAQNWVPPAQNRTGRRVGAGRGRGCNATAVAKGPSAATPARPAAAGRGRGIKLIELDPEIPCEVFPEVAAVGAAEPAFKRAEGVADKELFMEGGSAEKLMGVEEEASTAPVPERVQVGNSPVYKIERKLGKGGFGQVYVGRRMNGGTERTGPDAFEVALKFEHRSSKGCNYGPPYEWQVYNTLNGCYGIPGVHYKGRQGDYYILVMDMLGPSLWDVWNSVGQSMSPNMVACIAVESISILEKLHLKGFVHGDVKPENFLLGQPGSADEKKLFLIDLGLASRWKDASSGQHVDYDQRPDIFRGTIRYASVHAHLGRTGSRRDDLESLAYTLIFLIKGRLPWQGYQGDNKSFLVCKKKMATSPELLCCFCPAPFRQFLEVVTNMKFDEEPNYAKLISLFESLIEPCTLRPIRIDGALKVGQKRGRLLVNLEEDEQPKKKVRLGSPATQWISVYNARRPMKQRYHYNVADSRLRQHVEKGNEDGLYISCVASAANLWALIMDAGTGFCSQVYELSAVFLHKDWIMEQWEKNYYISSIAGAANGSSLVVMSKGTPYTQQSYKVSESFPFKWINKKWKEGFHVTSMTTAGSRWGVVMSRNSGYSDQVVELDFLYPSEGIHRRWESGYRITSTAATPDQAAFILSIPKRKVVDETQETLRTSAFPSTHVKEKWSKNLYIASICYGRTVC